From the Natronococcus sp. AD-5 genome, one window contains:
- a CDS encoding Gfo/Idh/MocA family protein, translating to MRVGIAGAGFTARTHIEAYREMDVEIAAISSPSGPGETIEEFDLDAEAYADVAAMCEREEVDFLDVCTPTHTHLPIVRTAVDSGLDVFLEKPIAESLAGARELAALVDDADATCMVGHVVRFMPAYRRARALAIGSPGVARARRLSPFPNWGSNGWFADPEKSGGIFVDLAIHDLDYLRWCWGPVDRVFARTSGEAESAHGFATLRFENGAAGYVEASWAQPSSRPLTSELELAGNDGLVEFSSADDEPYVRWTEDGSTVERPLAKDGYRRELEHFVSRLESGSEPAVDPEEAVESLRLALAARRSAERGEPVSPTEVGR from the coding sequence ATGCGTGTCGGAATCGCGGGTGCGGGCTTCACGGCGCGGACCCACATCGAGGCGTACCGAGAGATGGACGTCGAGATCGCGGCGATCTCGTCCCCGAGCGGCCCCGGCGAGACGATCGAGGAGTTCGATCTCGACGCCGAGGCGTACGCCGACGTCGCCGCGATGTGCGAACGCGAGGAGGTCGACTTCCTCGACGTCTGCACGCCGACGCACACGCACCTTCCGATCGTCCGAACCGCGGTCGACTCGGGGCTCGACGTCTTTCTCGAGAAGCCGATCGCGGAATCGCTCGCCGGCGCTCGCGAACTGGCCGCGCTCGTCGACGACGCGGACGCGACGTGCATGGTCGGCCACGTCGTTCGATTTATGCCGGCGTACCGGCGAGCGAGAGCCCTCGCGATCGGTTCGCCCGGCGTCGCGCGAGCGCGTCGCCTCTCGCCGTTTCCCAATTGGGGATCGAACGGCTGGTTCGCCGATCCCGAGAAGAGCGGCGGGATCTTCGTCGACCTGGCGATCCACGACCTCGACTACCTCCGGTGGTGCTGGGGGCCGGTCGACCGCGTCTTCGCCAGAACGAGCGGCGAGGCGGAGTCGGCGCACGGATTCGCCACGCTCCGCTTCGAGAACGGCGCGGCGGGGTACGTGGAGGCCTCGTGGGCCCAACCCTCGAGCAGACCGCTGACGTCCGAACTCGAACTCGCCGGCAACGACGGACTCGTCGAATTTTCGAGCGCGGACGACGAACCGTACGTTCGCTGGACCGAGGACGGATCGACGGTGGAGCGACCGCTCGCGAAAGACGGCTACCGGCGCGAACTCGAGCACTTCGTCTCCCGTCTCGAGTCGGGTTCGGAGCCGGCGGTCGATCCCGAAGAGGCGGTCGAATCGCTCCGGCTCGCGCTCGCCGCGCGGCGCTCGGCCGAGCGCGGCGAACCAGTCTCGCCGACGGAGGTGGGTCGATGA
- the ilvA gene encoding threonine ammonia-lyase translates to MTRVTASDVDEAARRFEDPDIVQRTPIEYSRTLSETTGGEIHLKMEHLQRTGSFKTRGAYRKLLALSERDDIGEVVAASAGNHAQGVALAAMKTGVPATIVMPTTAPQSKIEATDGYGANVVLEGLNFGAAVDHARTLADRDGTAFVHAFDDPDIVAGQGTVALEILDDVPDVETVVVPIGGGGLVGGIGAALAEHAPDVRIVGVQAESAATVPESLDKDEPLVLDEPNTIADGIATGGTSSLTLELIDEHVDEVVTVSDAEIASGVVLLLERAKQLVEGAGAAPVAALLSDRLDVTGETVVPLLSGGNLDMSMLQTLLTHELTSRSQLIRLRVRIDDGPGKMAHLSNCIADRGANIRSVHHYRANDSLSVGEAYLVFLVETSGASHASDIIETIEDEGYDVERVN, encoded by the coding sequence ATGACTCGGGTCACAGCCAGCGACGTCGACGAAGCCGCTCGTCGATTCGAGGATCCGGATATCGTACAGCGAACCCCGATCGAGTACAGCCGGACGCTCAGCGAGACGACCGGCGGCGAGATCCACCTCAAGATGGAACACCTGCAACGCACCGGCTCGTTCAAAACGCGAGGCGCGTATCGAAAGCTGCTCGCGCTCTCCGAACGCGACGATATCGGCGAGGTCGTCGCCGCGAGCGCGGGGAACCACGCGCAAGGGGTCGCCCTGGCCGCGATGAAAACGGGAGTGCCGGCGACGATCGTCATGCCGACGACCGCGCCGCAGTCGAAGATCGAGGCGACCGACGGCTACGGCGCGAACGTCGTGCTCGAGGGGTTGAACTTCGGCGCGGCGGTCGACCACGCGCGGACGCTCGCGGACCGCGACGGAACGGCGTTCGTCCACGCGTTCGACGACCCCGATATCGTCGCCGGGCAGGGAACCGTCGCGCTCGAGATCCTCGACGACGTCCCCGACGTGGAGACGGTCGTCGTCCCGATCGGCGGCGGCGGACTCGTCGGCGGCATCGGCGCCGCCCTCGCCGAGCACGCCCCGGACGTCCGGATCGTCGGCGTGCAGGCGGAATCCGCCGCGACGGTTCCGGAGAGTCTGGACAAGGACGAACCGCTCGTCCTCGACGAGCCGAACACGATCGCCGACGGGATCGCGACCGGGGGAACGTCCTCGCTCACGCTCGAGCTCATCGATGAGCACGTCGACGAGGTCGTCACCGTTTCGGACGCGGAGATCGCCAGCGGCGTCGTGCTCCTGCTCGAGCGCGCGAAGCAGCTCGTCGAGGGCGCCGGCGCGGCGCCGGTCGCCGCGCTGCTGAGCGATCGGCTCGACGTGACGGGCGAGACGGTGGTTCCGCTCCTGTCGGGCGGAAACCTGGACATGTCGATGCTGCAGACGCTGTTGACCCACGAACTCACCTCGCGGAGCCAGCTCATCCGCCTGCGCGTTCGCATCGACGACGGACCCGGGAAAATGGCGCACCTCTCGAACTGCATCGCTGATCGCGGAGCGAACATCAGGTCCGTCCACCACTATCGGGCGAACGATTCCCTCTCCGTCGGCGAAGCGTACCTCGTCTTTCTCGTCGAGACGAGCGGCGCCAGTCACGCGAGCGACATCATCGAAACGATCGAAGACGAGGGATACGACGTCGAACGCGTAAACTGA